A stretch of Thermococcus bergensis DNA encodes these proteins:
- a CDS encoding transcriptional regulator: MMTRRQKIIKLLEERDYSVSELAMLLEMRGKGSRNVILEDLKAIANIVKREGKALLIQPAQCKKCGFVFKPEIKIPSKCPKCRSEWIEEPRFKIETR, translated from the coding sequence ATGATGACGAGAAGGCAGAAGATAATAAAGCTTTTGGAGGAGAGGGACTACAGTGTAAGTGAGCTTGCAATGCTCCTTGAGATGAGGGGTAAGGGAAGCAGAAATGTAATTCTTGAAGACCTCAAAGCAATTGCTAACATCGTAAAGCGCGAGGGAAAGGCTCTCCTCATTCAACCAGCCCAATGCAAGAAATGTGGCTTCGTATTTAAACCGGAGATAAAAATTCCCAGCAAATGTCCAAAGTGCAGGTCAGAGTGGATTGAAGAGCCAAGGTTTAAAATC
- a CDS encoding tRNA pseudouridine(54/55) synthase Pus10 encodes MIIEKAEEILKESKLCDRCLGRAFGLLGKGDNYIRGKSIRLVLNMEREARGEVSFQEPQECELCKNVFKKTEYLARLCYDKVSELELEFESFLVGSRVPKEIADKERELIERFGLKHAEPINRELNREIGKVLELILQKPVNKSNPDVVFIVEPYQEKVELQIKPLYVYGRYRKLVRGIPQTPLRGFKESVASIICKPFSKATKGKCIFHGAGREDVDVRMLGNGRPFVVEVKRPIKRHIDLEKIAEEINKSGKVEVLGLRFITKEEAENVLTSNHKKEYEAIVYVEEGISEEEVEKVVKTLEGATINQRTPRRVLGRRADLVRVRKVHKAEGELIDEKHFKLRLITDGGLYIKELISGDKGRTTPSVSEILGKKAWCEKLDVLNILDEQ; translated from the coding sequence ATGATAATAGAAAAGGCCGAAGAGATACTCAAAGAGTCCAAGCTATGTGACCGCTGCCTGGGCAGAGCTTTTGGCCTGCTTGGAAAGGGAGACAACTACATACGTGGAAAATCAATAAGGCTAGTCCTCAATATGGAACGAGAAGCGAGAGGAGAAGTGAGCTTCCAGGAGCCCCAGGAATGTGAGCTTTGCAAGAACGTCTTTAAAAAGACCGAATACCTCGCAAGGCTCTGCTACGATAAGGTTTCAGAGCTAGAACTTGAGTTTGAGAGCTTTCTCGTTGGTTCAAGGGTTCCCAAAGAAATCGCGGATAAGGAGCGAGAGCTAATTGAGAGGTTTGGGCTGAAGCATGCCGAACCAATAAACAGGGAACTGAACAGGGAAATCGGAAAGGTTCTTGAGCTCATACTTCAAAAGCCCGTGAATAAAAGCAACCCCGATGTCGTTTTTATAGTGGAACCTTACCAGGAGAAAGTGGAGCTTCAGATAAAACCCCTCTATGTCTATGGACGTTATAGGAAGCTGGTCAGGGGGATTCCACAAACGCCATTGAGGGGATTCAAAGAAAGTGTTGCGTCAATAATCTGCAAACCTTTTTCAAAAGCGACAAAAGGAAAATGCATATTCCACGGAGCTGGAAGAGAGGACGTAGATGTGAGAATGCTCGGCAATGGAAGACCCTTCGTTGTCGAGGTCAAGAGGCCGATAAAAAGGCATATTGACCTGGAGAAGATTGCAGAGGAAATCAACAAAAGCGGGAAAGTTGAGGTTTTAGGATTGAGGTTTATAACCAAGGAAGAGGCAGAAAATGTTCTCACGTCAAACCACAAAAAAGAATACGAGGCCATTGTTTATGTTGAGGAAGGCATCAGCGAGGAAGAGGTTGAAAAAGTTGTCAAGACACTTGAAGGGGCCACTATTAACCAGAGAACACCCAGAAGGGTTTTGGGAAGAAGGGCTGATTTGGTGAGGGTGAGAAAGGTTCACAAAGCTGAAGGCGAGCTTATTGATGAGAAACACTTTAAACTCCGCCTGATAACCGACGGAGGGCTCTACATAAAAGAACTAATTTCGGGAGACAAGGGGAGGACAACCCCTTCGGTGAGCGAGATATTAGGAAAGAAAGCTTGGTGCGAAAAACTTGATGTGCTGAACATCCTAGATGAGCAGTGA
- a CDS encoding 50S ribosomal protein L21e, which produces MVQKAHTIRRKTRGKLSKSPRRRGLPPLTRFLQEFEVGQRVHIVIEPSYHKGMPDPRFHGRTGTVVGKRGDAYIVQINDGSKVKTFFIHPVHLRPQK; this is translated from the coding sequence ATGGTTCAAAAGGCCCATACTATTAGAAGGAAAACTAGGGGTAAGCTTAGCAAATCACCAAGAAGGAGAGGTCTTCCTCCACTAACAAGGTTCCTCCAGGAGTTTGAAGTTGGCCAGAGAGTCCACATAGTGATTGAGCCAAGCTACCACAAGGGAATGCCAGACCCAAGATTCCACGGAAGAACAGGTACCGTGGTTGGAAAGAGGGGAGATGCATATATCGTCCAGATCAATGACGGTAGTAAGGTTAAGACCTTCTTCATTCACCCAGTTCACTTAAGGCCCCAGAAGTGA
- a CDS encoding RNA polymerase Rpb4 family protein, with product MIGRKKLKEEYISIPEAKELLLKRREEGLEENPEEPIFYEARVSIEHAEKFSKLSAEKAKELREKLIGLFEWLDERIATKIVDIMPEDYFDIRVIFAKEEYTPTKEEAEKILEILAEYRE from the coding sequence ATGATAGGGCGCAAAAAGCTCAAGGAAGAATACATCTCAATTCCGGAGGCAAAGGAGCTGCTGCTTAAAAGGAGAGAAGAAGGGCTAGAGGAAAACCCAGAGGAGCCAATATTCTATGAAGCAAGGGTTAGCATTGAGCACGCAGAGAAGTTCTCAAAGCTCTCAGCAGAAAAAGCAAAAGAGCTCAGAGAAAAGCTAATAGGCCTCTTTGAATGGCTTGATGAAAGGATAGCGACGAAAATTGTCGACATAATGCCCGAGGACTACTTTGACATAAGGGTTATCTTCGCCAAGGAAGAGTACACGCCCACTAAAGAGGAGGCAGAAAAGATACTCGAAATCCTCGCAGAATATAGGGAGTAA
- a CDS encoding DUF655 domain-containing protein produces MDYYRRRHSYAQSADKKKHNVEYEEYAYVLDYLPTGYLDLEHRNLRDNKPVAQVIGEKAFTLLEVIPKTDLMLYERVFVGKGQRDKILMISRKLNYDELTPTAKAELPYVLEEIVKNNEERFVKFFNVAQPITNRLHSLELLPGIGKKHMWDILEEREKEPFKSFEDLKHRVKGLPDPVKMIARRILDELENKDRYRLFVGSRRIFRE; encoded by the coding sequence ATGGATTATTATCGTAGAAGACATTCCTACGCACAAAGCGCCGATAAAAAGAAGCATAATGTAGAGTATGAAGAATATGCGTATGTGTTAGATTACCTTCCCACCGGTTATCTCGATCTTGAACACCGAAACCTTAGGGACAACAAGCCGGTAGCACAGGTTATTGGGGAGAAGGCTTTTACCCTGCTCGAAGTAATCCCCAAGACAGACCTCATGCTCTATGAGAGGGTCTTTGTTGGAAAGGGACAGAGAGACAAGATACTTATGATAAGTAGAAAACTCAACTATGATGAGCTGACTCCAACAGCGAAGGCCGAGCTTCCGTACGTCCTCGAGGAGATTGTAAAGAACAACGAAGAGCGTTTTGTGAAGTTCTTTAACGTTGCTCAGCCAATTACAAACAGACTCCACAGCCTGGAACTGCTCCCGGGAATAGGAAAGAAGCACATGTGGGACATTTTGGAGGAGAGGGAGAAAGAGCCCTTCAAGAGCTTTGAGGACTTGAAGCACAGAGTAAAGGGACTCCCGGACCCGGTAAAAATGATAGCGAGAAGAATCTTGGATGAGCTTGAGAACAAAGACCGCTACAGGCTTTTCGTAGGTTCAAGAAGAATATTCAGGGAGTAA
- the rsmA gene encoding 16S rRNA (adenine(1518)-N(6)/adenine(1519)-N(6))-dimethyltransferase RsmA, with the protein MHSKVFSLISKYNLRPNSDLGQNFLIVEDVIQREVERADIKENETVLEIGPGLGVLTDKLAKRAKKVYAIETDARIIEILKKEYNWDNVEIIHGDALKIDFPEFDKIVSNLPYQISSPITFKFLKYEFKKAVLIYQLEFAQRMVAKPGDKNYSRLSVMVQAKADVDLVERIGRGAFYPRPKVDSAVIVMTPKPKEEQIALNENLVKALFQHRRKLASKALKDSYHMLGITKDEFKKLKPVIESIPHSQKRVFQLSIEEIKDIEEFLRSQNLIE; encoded by the coding sequence ATGCACTCCAAAGTCTTTTCTTTAATTTCTAAATATAACTTAAGGCCGAATTCTGATCTTGGCCAGAACTTCCTCATAGTGGAGGATGTTATCCAAAGGGAAGTGGAAAGGGCAGATATAAAGGAAAATGAGACCGTCCTCGAAATAGGGCCCGGTTTGGGCGTGCTGACAGACAAGCTGGCAAAAAGGGCAAAGAAAGTTTACGCCATAGAGACGGACGCGCGGATTATTGAAATACTAAAAAAGGAGTACAATTGGGACAACGTGGAAATCATACACGGCGATGCCCTTAAGATAGACTTTCCCGAGTTCGATAAGATAGTTTCCAATCTCCCCTATCAGATATCTTCTCCAATAACCTTCAAGTTTTTGAAGTATGAGTTTAAGAAAGCCGTGCTCATTTATCAGCTTGAATTTGCCCAGCGAATGGTGGCAAAGCCGGGGGATAAAAACTATTCCCGCCTCTCGGTAATGGTGCAGGCTAAGGCAGATGTTGACCTTGTTGAAAGAATCGGCAGAGGAGCGTTCTACCCAAGACCAAAAGTCGATTCTGCGGTAATAGTAATGACGCCCAAACCCAAAGAGGAACAGATAGCTCTAAATGAGAACCTCGTGAAGGCCCTCTTCCAGCACAGAAGAAAGCTTGCGAGCAAGGCCCTAAAGGATTCCTACCACATGCTGGGCATTACGAAGGATGAGTTCAAAAAGCTCAAACCTGTTATTGAGAGTATTCCCCACTCCCAGAAGAGAGTCTTTCAGCTTTCAATTGAGGAGATAAAGGATATAGAAGAGTTTCTAAGAAGCCAAAACCTCATTGAGTAG
- a CDS encoding ferritin-like domain-containing protein, translating into MREVSLTVKENIKKLLQTLPKLSMKEILSYWINAEVEEAEMYHRLYELSKELTWIEEVPKVFRKLSEESLEHAEELLRLYKKLFPGEKPIPVNLPPLEVVLAEPELERFLEKGRAEELFDILMENEKMAAEAYEYLSKLSENPEVKEVAKWLAEIEWGHYNHIKALKEKYLSLKDNATQ; encoded by the coding sequence ATGAGAGAGGTATCCTTAACTGTTAAAGAAAATATAAAGAAGCTTCTCCAAACACTTCCTAAATTAAGCATGAAGGAAATTCTTTCCTACTGGATAAACGCGGAGGTTGAGGAGGCTGAGATGTATCATCGCCTCTATGAGCTGAGCAAGGAATTGACGTGGATTGAAGAAGTACCCAAGGTTTTTCGTAAGCTCAGCGAAGAGAGCTTGGAGCATGCAGAAGAGCTGCTTCGACTTTACAAAAAGCTGTTTCCGGGTGAAAAACCTATCCCGGTTAATTTACCTCCCTTAGAGGTAGTTTTGGCCGAGCCTGAACTTGAGAGGTTCTTAGAAAAGGGAAGGGCAGAGGAGCTTTTTGACATCTTAATGGAGAACGAAAAGATGGCGGCAGAGGCTTACGAGTACCTCTCGAAGCTGAGTGAAAACCCCGAGGTTAAAGAGGTAGCAAAATGGCTGGCGGAGATTGAGTGGGGACACTACAACCACATAAAAGCCCTGAAAGAGAAGTACCTCTCATTAAAAGACAATGCTACTCAATGA
- a CDS encoding radical SAM protein encodes MIVAIIDGYTDEPAGLGVPPYLGIYPRYAYGAIKKARKDARIFYLTIDDLRFTFEGEQGIKTKNKTPNVHKTKEILEKADVIVYIGGLHTPGKYLSAVPSQVEEVAKFIKSFRGIKILGGPAFMGSAHEGGTKIGSRELALAQAIFDHIVYGDLEAFLYEFFTNPKEANPLRFRDYSELRDYALLGAEVVKQFPDYPDFVIVEIETQRGCPKAAGIGGCSFCTEPVRYKSIEDRPIEDIVKEVEVFYNLGVRHFRIGRQSCIFSYMAKPNDRVPVPNPEAIEKLFKGIRSVAPEVKTLHVDNANPAVIANYPEESIRIAKTLIKYGTPGNVVAFGLETADPKVAKLNNLNSTPEETYEAVKILNEVGAKRGYNGMPWLLPGINILFGLPGETKKTYELTYEFLKKILDEGLLVRRINIRQVVVFPGTPLWHIRDKVKTEKHKTLIKHYKYKIRHEIDYPMLKRLVPVGTILRDVRAEVFDNGLTYGRQIGSYPLIVGIPKEIELNRFYDVLIVDHGFRSITGVPIPINPNTESPKVLSYLPGIGKKKVVRILAKRPFKTKEEFLEIVEPEKREIYRDIVVI; translated from the coding sequence ATGATAGTTGCAATAATAGACGGCTACACCGACGAACCAGCGGGGCTTGGGGTGCCCCCTTATTTGGGAATCTATCCAAGATACGCCTACGGTGCAATAAAAAAAGCCAGAAAAGATGCGAGAATTTTTTACCTCACAATAGATGACCTGCGCTTTACTTTTGAGGGCGAACAGGGGATAAAGACCAAAAATAAAACTCCCAACGTACATAAAACAAAAGAGATTCTTGAGAAAGCAGATGTGATTGTATACATAGGGGGACTGCACACTCCGGGAAAATACCTTTCTGCAGTCCCTTCTCAGGTGGAAGAGGTTGCAAAGTTTATAAAATCCTTCAGGGGCATTAAAATTCTCGGCGGACCGGCATTTATGGGCTCGGCCCATGAGGGCGGAACAAAGATAGGCTCGAGAGAACTTGCCCTTGCTCAGGCGATTTTTGACCACATCGTTTACGGCGACCTGGAGGCTTTTCTTTATGAGTTCTTCACAAACCCCAAAGAAGCGAACCCCCTCCGCTTCAGGGACTATTCGGAATTGAGGGACTATGCACTCTTAGGTGCCGAAGTGGTGAAGCAGTTCCCGGATTACCCCGATTTTGTCATAGTGGAGATCGAGACCCAGAGGGGATGCCCAAAGGCCGCCGGCATAGGGGGCTGCTCCTTCTGTACGGAGCCGGTAAGGTATAAATCAATAGAAGACCGACCTATTGAAGACATCGTCAAAGAGGTCGAAGTCTTCTATAATCTCGGAGTGAGGCACTTTAGAATAGGACGACAGAGCTGCATCTTCTCTTACATGGCGAAGCCTAATGATAGAGTTCCGGTTCCAAATCCTGAGGCAATTGAAAAGCTTTTTAAAGGAATTAGGAGCGTTGCACCGGAAGTAAAGACCCTCCACGTAGACAATGCCAACCCCGCGGTCATAGCGAACTACCCTGAGGAGAGCATCAGGATAGCGAAGACACTCATAAAATACGGCACGCCCGGAAATGTCGTTGCCTTCGGGCTTGAAACTGCTGATCCGAAGGTAGCGAAGCTCAACAACCTGAACTCCACACCGGAAGAGACTTACGAAGCCGTTAAGATTCTAAACGAGGTTGGCGCTAAAAGGGGTTACAACGGGATGCCATGGCTCCTGCCCGGAATTAACATCCTCTTCGGTCTCCCCGGAGAGACCAAGAAGACCTATGAGCTCACCTACGAGTTTTTGAAGAAAATACTCGACGAGGGACTGCTGGTGAGGAGGATAAACATAAGGCAGGTGGTTGTATTCCCGGGAACGCCTTTATGGCACATAAGGGACAAGGTAAAGACCGAGAAGCACAAAACCCTGATCAAGCACTATAAGTACAAAATAAGGCACGAGATAGACTATCCAATGCTCAAACGCCTCGTTCCCGTTGGGACAATATTGAGGGATGTTAGGGCTGAAGTGTTTGACAACGGCTTAACATACGGCAGGCAGATAGGGAGCTATCCCTTAATAGTAGGAATCCCAAAGGAGATTGAGCTGAACAGGTTTTACGACGTTCTCATTGTTGACCACGGCTTCAGGAGCATAACGGGAGTCCCAATACCGATAAACCCAAACACCGAAAGCCCCAAGGTTTTAAGTTATTTGCCCGGAATTGGAAAGAAGAAAGTCGTAAGAATTCTCGCAAAGAGACCGTTCAAAACCAAAGAGGAGTTTTTGGAAATAGTTGAGCCGGAGAAAAGAGAAATATACAGAGATATTGTGGTCATTTGA
- a CDS encoding S-layer protein, with translation MKVRKIAALAVGAAMVGATLGYANAALPGKEFFVKDGMPNVKIVVGANAPSTMDVASAADVALAIGSLLYTSEEVEASGVSVVVKKDVTDDPDDLTIYKYFYSTVNGPITAEEWSDLPGDYWWNGSAYNGSYDDWVAAYQADPWMYEVEDMDGIDEDFQVDWDFSIDEIRLIPTDPDDWDENDIDQPPKDAKLQIPEGAFKVLLNYTISNWSVEVDLGKDSQWGIPDSESFNVIDDDEPDPAEIADEYDVDPSDVDITFEGYVYEGVASGDTFTVLGNSYYVLNVTDGAFEYGKDHGEVWFSLGDIKDFDGYKVKAVDISVNKPRALVEVTSPDGVDQLVILEEDKEKDVFGDGGIVLKLTDTFVGIDGNLIATIQVVTNKKKIKSGDELVAGWVANITTGTNSDGDKVIKWITLSNADDIEEKTVDVLGKYKVYYKLETWTKDEADANYDINDDGDKKDELMTAKAMIVIEPTERVYETKELKVGDEFEGWTIEAIKGEAYTKVTPMVPAEPITVLDSELDLNAVDSNLILVGGPVANAITKYLVEQGLSTVDWENSEGDLEYIEDAFGTFDVLIVAGKDRYATREAAKELMEHLAEL, from the coding sequence ATGAAGGTAAGAAAGATCGCGGCCCTTGCCGTTGGTGCCGCAATGGTTGGAGCGACCCTTGGATATGCAAACGCTGCACTACCAGGGAAGGAGTTCTTTGTTAAGGATGGAATGCCAAACGTTAAAATCGTAGTCGGTGCAAACGCACCATCAACCATGGACGTTGCCAGCGCTGCTGACGTGGCTCTTGCAATTGGAAGCTTGCTCTACACATCTGAGGAAGTAGAGGCAAGCGGTGTTAGCGTTGTAGTTAAGAAAGACGTCACAGACGACCCAGACGACCTTACAATATACAAGTACTTCTACTCAACCGTTAACGGCCCAATAACTGCCGAAGAATGGTCAGACTTGCCAGGAGACTACTGGTGGAATGGAAGTGCCTACAACGGTTCCTATGATGACTGGGTAGCTGCTTACCAAGCCGATCCATGGATGTACGAAGTGGAGGACATGGATGGAATAGATGAAGACTTCCAAGTTGACTGGGACTTCTCGATTGACGAAATACGCCTAATACCAACTGATCCAGATGATTGGGATGAAAACGATATCGATCAACCACCAAAAGACGCGAAGCTCCAAATTCCAGAAGGAGCATTCAAAGTTCTCCTGAACTACACAATCTCAAACTGGTCAGTGGAAGTTGACCTCGGAAAGGACAGCCAGTGGGGAATCCCAGACTCAGAGAGCTTTAACGTAATAGACGATGACGAACCGGACCCAGCTGAGATAGCAGATGAGTACGACGTTGATCCAAGTGACGTTGACATAACCTTCGAAGGCTACGTGTACGAAGGAGTAGCTTCAGGAGATACATTTACCGTTCTTGGCAATAGTTACTATGTGCTCAATGTTACTGACGGAGCCTTTGAATACGGTAAGGATCATGGAGAGGTCTGGTTTAGCCTTGGAGACATAAAAGACTTCGACGGATACAAAGTTAAGGCCGTTGATATAAGCGTTAACAAGCCCAGAGCACTAGTAGAGGTTACAAGCCCAGATGGAGTTGACCAGCTCGTTATACTTGAGGAGGACAAGGAGAAGGATGTCTTTGGAGATGGAGGAATAGTTCTCAAACTTACAGATACCTTCGTTGGTATCGACGGCAACTTGATTGCCACAATTCAAGTAGTTACAAATAAGAAGAAGATTAAAAGCGGTGACGAGTTAGTGGCTGGATGGGTAGCAAACATTACTACTGGCACAAACAGTGATGGAGACAAAGTCATCAAGTGGATAACACTAAGCAATGCAGATGACATCGAAGAAAAGACTGTAGACGTCTTAGGAAAATACAAAGTCTACTACAAGCTCGAAACATGGACCAAAGACGAAGCAGATGCTAACTATGACATTAATGATGATGGCGACAAGAAAGACGAGTTAATGACTGCAAAAGCTATGATTGTAATTGAACCAACAGAGAGAGTATATGAGACCAAGGAGCTCAAGGTTGGCGACGAGTTCGAAGGATGGACAATTGAGGCAATCAAGGGCGAGGCCTACACCAAGGTTACACCAATGGTTCCAGCCGAGCCAATCACAGTCCTTGACAGCGAGCTTGACCTCAACGCAGTCGACAGCAACCTCATCCTCGTTGGTGGACCAGTTGCAAACGCAATCACCAAGTACCTCGTCGAGCAAGGACTCAGCACAGTTGACTGGGAGAACAGCGAGGGTGACCTCGAGTACATAGAGGACGCCTTCGGAACATTCGACGTCCTCATCGTTGCCGGTAAGGACAGGTACGCCACAAGAGAAGCAGCCAAGGAGCTCATGGAGCACTTGGCTGAGCTCTGA
- the amrS gene encoding AmmeMemoRadiSam system radical SAM enzyme, translated as MREAMYWEPLEGNRVRCRLCPLNCIIDEGRRGSCRVRKNIGGKLYTLNYGKVSSIAADPVEKKPLFHFYPGSCAFSIGTVGCNMHCLHCQNWEISQADETFPYLEEATPEAIVRLAKHYECESLAYTYNEPTVWYEFVLETSKLAKGEGLKNILVTNGYINEEPFRELAPYIDAMNIDIKAFRDEFYRKISKVPSLEPSKRTAVIAKKEFGIHVELTYLIIPTLNDSEEEIRAFARWVVEELGGDTPVHFSRFFPHYKLLTLPPTPIETVEKAYRIAREEGLKFVYTGNIPGHDGENTYCPKCGKPLIVRWGFTIEEYHIKDGKCGYCGEPIPIIGEYKKRHYRGMWW; from the coding sequence ATGAGAGAGGCTATGTACTGGGAACCCTTAGAGGGCAACAGGGTGAGATGCCGCTTATGTCCCTTAAACTGCATTATAGATGAGGGGCGGAGAGGTTCCTGCAGGGTCAGGAAAAACATTGGAGGTAAACTTTACACGCTCAACTATGGAAAGGTATCCTCTATAGCCGCTGATCCGGTTGAGAAGAAACCCCTTTTCCACTTCTATCCGGGCTCCTGTGCCTTCTCCATAGGTACCGTGGGATGTAATATGCACTGCCTCCACTGCCAGAACTGGGAAATAAGCCAAGCCGACGAAACCTTTCCTTACCTTGAGGAAGCCACTCCAGAAGCCATTGTAAGGCTGGCAAAGCACTATGAATGCGAGAGCTTAGCCTACACCTACAACGAGCCGACGGTGTGGTATGAATTCGTTCTTGAAACTTCAAAGCTTGCCAAAGGAGAAGGCCTGAAGAACATCCTTGTGACGAACGGCTACATAAACGAGGAACCCTTCAGAGAACTTGCTCCCTATATAGATGCCATGAACATTGACATAAAGGCCTTCCGTGATGAGTTTTACAGAAAGATTTCAAAGGTGCCAAGTTTGGAGCCAAGCAAGAGAACTGCGGTTATAGCCAAGAAGGAGTTTGGGATTCACGTTGAGCTTACTTACCTCATAATACCCACGCTGAACGACAGCGAAGAGGAAATAAGGGCCTTTGCACGGTGGGTTGTTGAGGAGCTTGGTGGTGATACACCAGTGCACTTCTCACGCTTTTTCCCCCATTATAAGCTCCTCACATTGCCTCCCACGCCGATTGAGACCGTTGAGAAAGCCTACCGCATAGCAAGGGAAGAAGGGCTTAAGTTTGTATATACTGGAAATATCCCGGGCCATGATGGAGAAAACACCTACTGCCCAAAGTGTGGAAAACCTTTAATAGTGAGGTGGGGCTTTACCATAGAGGAGTACCACATAAAGGATGGAAAGTGCGGATACTGTGGTGAGCCAATACCGATAATTGGCGAATATAAGAAAAGGCATTACAGAGGAATGTGGTGGTAA
- a CDS encoding MoaD/ThiS family protein, with protein MKVFVKLVAQVAGEVDKPEFWVFLEDGSTLKDLLQKLEAEKGIKVDFSKKDVVILINGRSVEFLGGIEAKLKDMDRVIIMPVAAGG; from the coding sequence ATGAAGGTGTTTGTCAAGCTTGTCGCTCAAGTTGCTGGAGAAGTGGATAAACCTGAATTCTGGGTCTTTCTTGAAGATGGCTCTACTCTAAAGGATCTCCTGCAGAAATTAGAAGCTGAAAAAGGGATTAAGGTAGATTTTAGCAAGAAAGACGTAGTGATTCTAATAAACGGCCGCTCTGTGGAGTTCCTGGGGGGCATTGAAGCTAAGCTTAAGGACATGGATAGAGTTATAATAATGCCCGTGGCCGCAGGAGGATGA
- a CDS encoding aldehyde ferredoxin oxidoreductase C-terminal domain-containing protein → MLFAFLFEGCWVVYCIPALKGEAFRRKSKGEITKYVQDETAIAETAVFCIFPFNTEMITVDMYAKMLYAATGIEEFRDPKYLWLVGERIFNLERAINVREGIDGKYDRMPERIVKEPVPREPSKGQVFEEEILLKDYYKARGWDENGVPTKEKLKELGLDEVAEQL, encoded by the coding sequence ATGCTTTTCGCTTTCCTGTTTGAGGGCTGTTGGGTAGTTTACTGCATCCCCGCCCTAAAGGGCGAGGCTTTCAGAAGAAAAAGTAAAGGCGAGATAACAAAGTATGTTCAAGATGAAACTGCGATTGCGGAAACTGCTGTATTCTGTATATTCCCATTCAACACCGAAATGATTACAGTTGATATGTATGCCAAGATGCTCTATGCTGCGACGGGTATTGAAGAGTTTAGGGATCCAAAGTACCTCTGGCTTGTCGGAGAGAGGATATTCAACCTCGAGAGAGCCATAAACGTTAGAGAAGGCATTGATGGAAAGTACGACAGGATGCCTGAAAGGATTGTGAAAGAGCCCGTGCCGAGAGAGCCTTCCAAGGGGCAGGTATTTGAGGAGGAGATTCTTCTAAAAGACTACTACAAAGCCAGGGGCTGGGACGAAAACGGGGTGCCGACAAAGGAGAAGCTCAAGGAACTCGGGCTCGATGAAGTTGCAGAGCAGCTTTGA
- the tnpA gene encoding IS200/IS605 family transposase, whose product MKPESPRIKRTRHAKHFITYHFVWIPKYRRDILTGKVVERLKEMFKEYSEEIGCEVIALEVMPDHVHVFLQAKPNLSPAQIVNHLKGKTARKLLQEFPELRSKTTHGRLWSRSYFVASVGYITDEIVKHYVETQWERELKRRGA is encoded by the coding sequence ATGAAACCCGAATCACCAAGAATCAAAAGAACAAGACACGCAAAACACTTCATAACCTACCATTTCGTCTGGATACCAAAATACCGGAGAGACATTCTCACCGGAAAAGTCGTCGAGAGACTCAAAGAAATGTTCAAAGAATACTCGGAAGAAATCGGGTGCGAGGTTATTGCCCTCGAAGTAATGCCCGACCACGTTCACGTCTTCCTTCAGGCAAAGCCCAACCTCTCGCCAGCCCAAATAGTGAACCACTTGAAAGGCAAAACCGCCAGAAAACTCCTCCAAGAGTTTCCAGAACTGAGGAGCAAGACGACACACGGTAGGTTATGGTCTCGCTCCTATTTCGTCGCCTCAGTCGGCTACATAACGGACGAGATTGTGAAGCACTACGTTGAAACCCAATGGGAGCGTGAGTTGAAACGAAGAGGAGCGTAA